The following proteins are encoded in a genomic region of Leptospira ryugenii:
- a CDS encoding site-2 protease family protein has translation MKKQYFLHIFLFLFTFLSLTYREYLFIGILSLDWNLLASVFWIEWPYSVSLLLVLLAHEMGHYVMARIHRVEASLPYFIPFPLGPIGTMGAVIQIRERIPNKRALFDIGIGGPIASLILSMILWIIGISLSELVPLNQQSNLESVTFFGESAFTYLSNQFYFGGFDSSQMDVNIHPFARAAWVGLLITAINLLPFGQLDGGHIIYSIFGESYRKWIYWLYIAFLFLALVNFTWLIWGFIIFYFIKIEHPYIPDHKDGIGNIRKFLGLGILLSLLIIFVPKPIMIGSQLNQPSLLEYIWNQIQFF, from the coding sequence TTGAAAAAGCAATATTTCCTACACATATTTTTATTCCTTTTCACCTTTCTATCCCTTACCTACAGAGAGTACTTATTCATTGGAATCCTTTCATTAGACTGGAACTTACTTGCATCCGTTTTCTGGATAGAATGGCCTTATTCTGTCTCCTTGCTTCTGGTCCTACTCGCCCACGAGATGGGACACTATGTAATGGCAAGGATTCATCGAGTGGAAGCCAGTCTGCCTTATTTCATCCCCTTCCCATTGGGTCCGATAGGAACAATGGGGGCAGTCATTCAGATTAGAGAAAGGATACCGAATAAACGTGCTTTGTTCGATATCGGAATCGGCGGCCCTATTGCTAGTTTGATTCTCTCTATGATACTATGGATCATTGGAATCTCTCTTTCCGAATTAGTTCCTCTTAACCAACAAAGCAATTTAGAAAGTGTTACTTTTTTTGGAGAGAGCGCCTTTACTTACTTAAGCAATCAATTTTACTTTGGAGGATTTGATTCCAGCCAAATGGATGTAAATATCCACCCATTCGCAAGAGCTGCTTGGGTGGGATTGCTCATCACCGCTATCAATCTTCTTCCTTTTGGTCAACTCGATGGAGGCCACATCATTTATTCCATTTTTGGTGAAAGCTACCGAAAATGGATCTATTGGCTTTACATTGCTTTTTTGTTTTTAGCACTGGTGAATTTCACTTGGTTGATTTGGGGATTCATAATTTTTTATTTCATAAAAATTGAGCATCCTTACATACCTGACCACAAGGACGGCATAGGAAATATACGCAAATTCTTAGGTTTAGGCATTCTACTTTCTTTGTTGATCATTTTTGTGCCAAAGCCTATTATGATAGGCTCACAGTTAAACCAACCGAGCCTACTAGAATACATTTGGAACCAGATTCAATTCTTTTGA
- the cysE gene encoding serine O-acetyltransferase, translating to MFDNIKIIKKYDPAAKSILEIILCYPGLHALWLHKVSHILYLCKIPILPRMINYFTRFLTGIDIHPGAQIESGVFIDHGTGVVIGETSIVGSGTLIFQGVTLGGTGKESGKRHPTIGKNVVIGAGAKVLGNILIEDHVRVGAGSVVMRNVPKGCTVVGIPGKVVKASDQALMEEQMLDHNQMPDPIAKVFSVLLEKVETQQHLINQLFEKQRKWEENQSTAPDTPKTKPEDERIIQEFIHGDGI from the coding sequence ATGTTCGATAACATCAAAATCATAAAGAAATACGATCCTGCTGCCAAGTCGATTCTTGAAATCATTTTGTGTTACCCAGGACTGCATGCGCTTTGGTTGCATAAAGTCTCTCACATACTCTACCTTTGCAAGATACCGATTCTACCAAGAATGATCAATTATTTCACCCGTTTTCTCACTGGCATAGATATTCATCCTGGAGCCCAAATAGAAAGTGGAGTGTTTATAGACCATGGAACTGGCGTAGTGATCGGAGAAACTTCCATTGTCGGTTCAGGCACACTTATTTTCCAAGGAGTCACACTTGGCGGTACAGGTAAAGAATCTGGCAAAAGGCACCCTACGATTGGCAAGAATGTAGTCATTGGCGCAGGAGCAAAGGTATTAGGAAATATTCTGATTGAAGATCACGTAAGAGTGGGTGCTGGCTCCGTGGTAATGCGCAATGTTCCAAAAGGATGCACGGTGGTCGGCATACCTGGGAAAGTTGTAAAAGCAAGCGACCAAGCACTGATGGAAGAACAGATGTTAGACCATAACCAAATGCCAGACCCGATCGCAAAGGTATTTTCTGTGCTACTAGAGAAAGTCGAAACGCAACAACACTTGATCAACCAACTCTTTGAAAAACAAAGAAAATGGGAGGAAAATCAATCCACTGCCCCAGACACTCCCAAAACAAAACCAGAGGATGAAAGGATCATCCAAGAATTCATCCACGGAGATGGTATTTAA
- a CDS encoding LA_1326/LA_4305 family lipoprotein codes for MSREKPLERLLRKGQRISRIYSFPIQITFFVSIGLFSDSCTTGTSFQKDQTLVVAASDLAIFTIKKSQLANILPTNIQKSLVSLDEYPNVYDTLPMIQIKKSIFSSDNWEALFSNTVIKEIDSLLREAKLGIPSEGLLVLYKKEDPLSPLTKILRTSLIILKTNNGFIFVLPDINQNITFPSQYNFEDWTLYKIPKVFPSNKELLKIKINQIPMSFYVEQKGDKLSQYDRIMIIKDTELISNPPFYRFVDEDETNTILPKKDIRDRFQSLEKLKEDGLITQEEYEKKRLELLKDL; via the coding sequence GTGAGTAGAGAGAAACCTTTGGAAAGATTGTTAAGAAAAGGGCAGCGAATATCCAGGATTTATTCATTTCCGATCCAAATTACCTTCTTTGTAAGTATCGGCCTTTTTTCTGATTCCTGTACTACCGGAACTAGCTTTCAGAAAGACCAAACTTTAGTTGTTGCAGCATCCGATCTTGCAATCTTTACAATCAAAAAATCACAACTTGCAAACATTCTACCCACAAACATCCAAAAATCATTGGTCTCCTTAGATGAGTACCCGAACGTATATGATACACTTCCAATGATTCAAATCAAGAAGAGTATATTTTCATCAGATAATTGGGAGGCTCTGTTTTCCAATACTGTCATAAAAGAAATCGATTCTCTCTTGCGAGAAGCAAAGTTAGGGATTCCTTCTGAAGGTCTACTTGTTCTATACAAAAAGGAAGATCCGCTTTCGCCTTTAACTAAAATATTGCGAACAAGTTTGATCATCTTAAAAACTAATAATGGTTTTATCTTTGTTTTACCTGATATCAACCAGAATATTACTTTTCCATCTCAATACAATTTTGAAGATTGGACCCTTTATAAAATTCCGAAAGTGTTTCCAAGCAATAAAGAGTTACTTAAAATCAAAATCAACCAAATCCCAATGAGTTTCTATGTGGAACAAAAAGGAGATAAACTCTCTCAATACGATAGAATCATGATCATAAAGGATACAGAATTGATATCCAATCCGCCATTCTATCGATTTGTTGATGAAGATGAAACCAATACCATCCTTCCTAAAAAGGATATCCGAGATCGATTTCAATCATTAGAAAAATTGAAAGAGGACGGATTGATTACGCAGGAAGAATATGAAAAAAAGAGATTGGAACTACTTAAGGATCTTTAA
- a CDS encoding LIC10025 family lipoprotein has protein sequence MKAYNQFIKFLRVIFNNFSGIFLLFLSLSCIKPQKTHYSFWKDYYNLQVEIRKLDSNLSYSKVLSGNYAKDDFAKLQKNETAVSFLSLAGDRKLGQWNLEWYPDTSKQHDYLFLQTFEQKEWKGNQILLVDRNIKSNWNGFYPKDFFLWLDSFISLVQKEEKIENIYTLSPSIEFLCQTFECYFATNEGYSELEFQFTEKTKSRFPDFYQRFANRLEKSKFKLKITIDKHQNDTLEIFNSPKSIIFHFPKNTDANFKQPKHIHFEFDIKINAYGVQYDIKGLQYELSVKLDKNIDQLYGKFTKYKERKLQGNFLYFIPTGIIDFFIPGNLDEYLGQSLHLLVYGSSGKGGSHLSAVYEKKGNLQVNQISSHTEIMFSKFSLFGADTNKVVRPENDFFLQWENTLLLDLNRH, from the coding sequence ATGAAAGCATACAATCAATTTATAAAATTCTTAAGAGTGATATTCAATAATTTCTCAGGAATTTTCCTCCTTTTTCTATCTCTCTCTTGCATTAAGCCTCAAAAGACACACTATTCTTTTTGGAAAGATTATTATAATCTCCAAGTGGAAATTAGGAAATTAGATTCCAATCTATCCTATTCCAAAGTCTTATCGGGAAATTATGCAAAGGATGATTTTGCAAAATTACAAAAGAATGAAACTGCGGTATCCTTTCTTTCTTTAGCAGGTGATAGAAAGTTAGGGCAATGGAACTTAGAATGGTATCCAGATACTTCGAAGCAACATGATTATCTTTTTTTACAAACCTTTGAACAAAAAGAGTGGAAAGGAAATCAAATACTCCTAGTCGACAGAAATATAAAATCCAATTGGAATGGATTCTATCCAAAGGATTTTTTTCTATGGTTAGATTCTTTTATAAGCCTTGTTCAAAAGGAGGAAAAAATAGAAAATATTTATACATTGTCGCCGAGTATTGAGTTTCTCTGCCAAACTTTTGAATGCTATTTTGCTACAAATGAAGGTTACTCTGAATTGGAATTTCAATTCACAGAAAAGACAAAGTCAAGATTTCCAGATTTTTACCAAAGGTTTGCAAATCGTTTGGAAAAATCTAAATTTAAATTAAAAATCACTATCGATAAACACCAAAATGATACTTTGGAAATTTTTAACTCACCAAAATCTATCATCTTTCATTTTCCAAAAAATACCGATGCAAATTTCAAACAGCCAAAGCATATTCACTTTGAATTTGATATCAAAATCAATGCTTATGGAGTTCAATATGACATCAAAGGTCTTCAATACGAATTATCAGTGAAACTAGATAAAAATATCGATCAGTTGTATGGAAAATTTACTAAATACAAAGAACGTAAATTACAGGGTAATTTTTTATATTTCATTCCAACTGGGATTATTGATTTTTTCATACCAGGCAATTTGGATGAGTATTTAGGTCAGTCTTTACATTTGCTTGTATATGGGTCCTCCGGGAAAGGAGGTTCACATCTATCTGCAGTATATGAGAAAAAAGGGAATCTCCAGGTGAATCAAATTAGTTCTCACACTGAAATTATGTTTTCCAAATTTTCTTTATTTGGTGCTGACACAAACAAAGTGGTAAGACCAGAAAATGATTTTTTCCTACAATGGGAAAATACTCTTCTATTAGATTTGAATCGTCATTGA
- a CDS encoding anthranilate synthase component II: protein MRVLLLDNYDSFTYNLYQYMGEILEDSEISFQLDVVRNDELSFSDIEKRNYNRIVISPGPGHPADPAYFGVSDAILKQLGNKTKILGICLGMQGMATTFGGQVVRAKIPMHGKLSKIEHDGKGVFANLTQGIEIMRYHSLIAEESSLPSELTITARVMGEEGKGEIMGLRHTRLNIEGVQFHPESFGSEEGKILLQNFLLDQ from the coding sequence ATGAGAGTTTTATTGTTGGATAACTATGATTCTTTTACGTACAATTTGTATCAATATATGGGTGAAATATTAGAAGATTCTGAAATTTCTTTTCAACTCGATGTCGTTCGAAATGATGAACTTTCTTTTTCCGATATTGAAAAGCGAAACTATAATAGAATTGTAATTTCTCCTGGTCCAGGTCATCCAGCAGATCCTGCTTATTTTGGTGTATCCGATGCAATCTTAAAACAATTGGGTAACAAGACAAAAATTCTAGGTATTTGTTTGGGTATGCAAGGAATGGCAACTACTTTTGGCGGACAAGTTGTACGTGCAAAGATACCAATGCATGGAAAGTTGTCAAAAATTGAACATGATGGAAAAGGTGTATTTGCTAACCTAACACAAGGTATTGAAATCATGCGATATCACTCCTTAATTGCCGAGGAATCTTCATTGCCTTCAGAGCTAACAATAACGGCAAGAGTGATGGGAGAAGAGGGAAAAGGGGAAATTATGGGATTGAGGCACACTCGTCTTAACATTGAAGGTGTCCAATTTCATCCCGAGTCCTTCGGTTCAGAAGAAGGGAAAATTCTTTTACAAAACTTTCTTTTAGATCAATGA
- a CDS encoding anthranilate synthase component I family protein, whose amino-acid sequence MTLPKFKIPKKPTYTSVPLPSSIEFWEIFRIFESKFSVCFLLESAGENQYDSRYSVIGFDPSHIIQGTKNTLIIDGKEYSVKNPYESLRDILDYDSLSISYAGGLVGYLGYNSMEFFEPSLSIKSHPDFPAMEFGLYLDGLIYDKFTDELIYFTNADDRSGLIENLLKESLTNVKPPTVSISLSHAGLDSETHKSMVNETLEEVKAGNTFQCQIGFEEQYTVSGNPLAIYETLRKINPSPHMFYVKNGERVILGASPELLFRLRQGEMESFPLAGTIRRGKDADEDTKLAKQLLTDPKEIAEHNMLIDLHRNDIGRVAKFGTVKVRRRFDIKRFSHVQHISSEVVGILKSKEDMFSGLAASFPAGTLSGAPKIESMKIIERIEKSPRGPYGGAVGTFGLNGDCTFAIPIRSFFVNGNRGFLRASGGIVYDSVAESEYQEILNKMASVKKALELHKKGT is encoded by the coding sequence ATGACATTACCAAAGTTTAAAATTCCTAAAAAACCAACTTATACCAGTGTTCCTTTGCCTTCTTCTATAGAATTCTGGGAAATATTTCGCATTTTTGAATCAAAATTCTCTGTTTGTTTTTTACTAGAATCCGCCGGAGAGAACCAGTATGACTCTAGATATTCCGTAATCGGATTTGACCCGTCACATATCATACAAGGAACCAAAAATACTCTCATCATCGACGGAAAAGAATATTCCGTAAAGAATCCATATGAATCCCTAAGAGATATCCTAGATTATGATTCATTAAGCATAAGTTATGCGGGAGGATTGGTAGGTTATTTAGGCTATAACTCTATGGAGTTTTTTGAACCAAGCCTGAGCATTAAGAGCCATCCCGATTTTCCTGCCATGGAATTCGGACTTTATTTGGATGGTTTGATCTATGATAAATTCACAGATGAGCTCATTTATTTTACAAATGCAGATGATCGTTCTGGACTCATAGAAAATCTACTCAAAGAATCCCTCACAAATGTAAAACCACCAACAGTTTCCATATCTTTGAGTCATGCAGGTTTGGACTCCGAAACTCACAAATCGATGGTCAATGAAACATTAGAAGAAGTGAAGGCAGGCAATACTTTTCAATGCCAAATTGGATTTGAAGAACAATATACAGTATCTGGAAATCCATTGGCTATTTATGAAACACTACGAAAAATCAATCCATCTCCACATATGTTCTATGTAAAAAATGGAGAAAGAGTCATCCTAGGTGCGAGCCCAGAACTTTTATTCCGTCTCCGTCAGGGAGAAATGGAGTCCTTTCCTTTGGCAGGAACGATCCGAAGAGGCAAAGATGCAGATGAGGATACAAAATTAGCAAAACAATTACTCACCGATCCCAAAGAAATCGCTGAGCATAATATGCTAATCGACTTACATAGAAATGATATCGGTCGCGTGGCAAAATTTGGAACCGTTAAAGTTAGGCGAAGATTCGACATTAAACGTTTTAGCCACGTACAACATATTTCAAGTGAAGTCGTAGGTATTTTAAAATCCAAAGAGGATATGTTCTCTGGTTTGGCTGCGTCTTTTCCAGCGGGGACTCTTTCGGGAGCACCAAAAATCGAATCCATGAAAATCATTGAACGGATCGAAAAATCTCCTAGAGGTCCATATGGTGGAGCCGTTGGAACATTTGGTTTAAATGGAGATTGTACATTTGCCATTCCCATCAGAAGTTTTTTTGTAAATGGAAATCGGGGCTTTCTTCGAGCCTCGGGAGGCATAGTCTATGACTCTGTTGCCGAAAGTGAATATCAGGAAATTTTAAACAAGATGGCTTCCGTAAAAAAGGCACTCGAATTGCATAAAAAAGGTACTTAA
- a CDS encoding inositol monophosphatase family protein, with product MSISSPTINFPLDETLKRIEFIKANATGIILEAKRIQKEMSGIRSKTDADELERIHAADRVLGDIFIKFLQKAFPKDGIICEDRESIDSQNDFRWVLDPVDGSMNFVRGLPLYAISFGLEHRETPVGGVVLVPAQDSVYSAVLGEGAQKNGETIFTSSISELNRAIFSPNLPTKRAHMIQEIMADLSGFLTYARSFRRTGSFILDACWIAEGLMDAIWEKNVKHWDVSAISIILSEAGGKLTDLSGKHYYVGLPELVASNGIIHNEILNLLKTVRASVSRN from the coding sequence ATGAGTATCTCCTCACCGACAATCAATTTCCCTCTTGATGAAACTCTAAAACGGATAGAGTTTATTAAGGCGAATGCAACTGGTATTATTTTGGAAGCGAAACGTATCCAAAAGGAAATGTCAGGAATCCGATCCAAAACTGATGCGGATGAATTGGAGCGTATACACGCGGCTGACCGAGTTTTAGGTGATATCTTTATCAAGTTTTTACAAAAAGCATTTCCCAAGGATGGTATTATCTGTGAAGACAGGGAGAGCATCGATTCCCAAAACGACTTCCGTTGGGTATTGGATCCAGTCGATGGATCTATGAACTTTGTGAGAGGTCTACCTCTCTATGCAATCTCTTTCGGCCTTGAACATAGAGAGACCCCAGTAGGTGGGGTAGTATTGGTTCCTGCACAAGATTCTGTCTATTCAGCCGTTTTGGGAGAAGGTGCGCAGAAAAATGGTGAAACGATCTTTACCTCAAGTATCTCCGAATTGAATCGCGCTATCTTTAGCCCAAATTTGCCGACAAAACGTGCGCATATGATCCAAGAGATCATGGCAGACCTTTCAGGGTTCTTAACGTACGCTAGATCCTTTCGTAGGACTGGATCCTTTATCCTGGATGCTTGCTGGATAGCGGAAGGACTTATGGATGCGATTTGGGAGAAGAATGTGAAACATTGGGATGTTTCGGCCATTTCCATAATTTTATCAGAAGCTGGCGGTAAATTAACAGATCTTAGTGGTAAGCACTATTATGTAGGTTTACCTGAGCTTGTAGCCTCCAATGGAATCATACACAATGAAATTTTGAACCTTTTAAAAACTGTTCGGGCTAGTGTCAGTCGAAACTAA
- a CDS encoding LIC_10030 family protein, translating into MIPKEFLQINKKLSDLDGKNKDGEIYVDNLHSPYIQFTETFTVPSSSLNRPEMSAVHQFIEILSHYIPEAIEGTSLLPEPRPKKETGKLFFARPIMFANKQFIYIFSTDMQYLGGALPNEIKKPAQQNQAPSFETDRIYFNAKIFPVESILINSDYVEDFNSHRFRGGVFRMEADRSADSKPQRFAEIFDELDFSDLEAKIRVELGITSEIWPMGRVFSPVGIDYLALSLRFLKPSLSKIIREFRSYYSILDPGQEGVDEKVVNAFHKYLFAHETTRLSSRSGNVRWKIHFTDFVSLTE; encoded by the coding sequence ATGATTCCGAAAGAATTTCTACAAATCAATAAAAAACTCTCTGACTTGGACGGTAAGAATAAGGATGGGGAAATTTATGTAGACAATTTACACTCACCTTACATTCAATTTACGGAGACATTTACAGTTCCTTCTTCGTCTTTGAATCGTCCGGAAATGTCCGCTGTACATCAGTTTATCGAAATTTTGAGCCATTATATCCCCGAGGCCATCGAAGGTACGAGTTTACTTCCAGAGCCAAGGCCAAAAAAGGAAACAGGAAAGTTATTTTTCGCAAGGCCAATTATGTTTGCGAACAAACAATTTATCTATATTTTCTCAACCGACATGCAATACTTAGGTGGAGCTTTACCTAATGAGATCAAAAAGCCTGCCCAACAAAACCAAGCGCCTAGTTTCGAGACTGACCGCATCTATTTTAATGCAAAGATTTTCCCCGTAGAGTCAATACTGATCAATAGTGATTATGTAGAAGATTTCAATTCTCATCGTTTTCGAGGTGGAGTCTTCCGAATGGAGGCTGATCGTTCTGCTGATTCAAAACCACAACGATTTGCGGAAATCTTTGATGAGTTGGATTTTAGCGATTTGGAGGCCAAAATTCGAGTAGAACTTGGAATCACTTCTGAAATTTGGCCAATGGGCCGTGTCTTTAGTCCGGTTGGCATTGACTACCTCGCGCTATCTTTGCGTTTTCTAAAGCCTTCTCTTTCAAAAATCATTCGCGAATTTCGTTCCTATTATTCAATCTTGGACCCGGGCCAAGAGGGAGTAGATGAAAAGGTAGTCAACGCCTTTCATAAATATCTATTTGCACATGAAACGACTAGGCTCTCTTCGCGTTCCGGAAATGTAAGATGGAAAATCCACTTTACCGATTTTGTATCTCTAACGGAATAA
- a CDS encoding beta-galactosidase has product MIFGVDYYPEQWTEKDWDEDLDLMQEMGLSSVRLAEFAWALMEPKEGKFDFRFFDRIIKKIESRKMTFILGTPTATFPPWLFEKYPEIVQVSKSGIRRIIGTRRQASFSSPAYRKASERIVSAMAKHYGKHPSLLAWQIDNEPGHEGSDQDYSLLAEKNFRIWLKQKYKTLDSLNKSWGSVFWGIMYSHWNQIPIPGNHLASNFNPAMIQDYFRFQSDELISYIHMQADILKQYSKSPITTNLFPSPFLAVTDMHKLFQKLDFVSWDNYPVWGNQLEPYPHPLVTSTLQYARGLKNKSFTVMEQFSGVQGHDTLGYLPPPGQIGLWLTQAVVQGADQVYFFRYRTARFGQEQLCYGILDHGKHKTKKFFELKKTIQEIREFAEDVAGVPFPAPVAILHDIENVRNYKHQPLSDGLKFEPVPFAKVGYDIEYATWFAASNLLNVNTHSLPIRTDADLSQYKVISLPLYTMFEEEQVERIKAYVRNGGILVLGYRAGIKDKEHWMVEEPVPGVFRELAGLEVHQFEAIGNNKVKLRMGLFPMKGNKFCELLEPKTAKVIATYSDAKKFYKGTPAICANQFGKGKVYYIGTSLSPESFILLYRRILKDAKVPFSFLGRSVERQTRQGKRFDYQITMNHSMKRTWFPFPGLKPFEYRIKKIEKR; this is encoded by the coding sequence ATGATCTTTGGTGTAGATTATTATCCAGAACAATGGACCGAAAAGGATTGGGACGAGGATTTGGATCTCATGCAAGAGATGGGTTTAAGTTCAGTGCGCCTTGCTGAATTTGCTTGGGCATTGATGGAACCCAAAGAAGGTAAATTTGATTTCCGGTTTTTTGATCGTATCATAAAAAAAATTGAAAGTCGGAAGATGACTTTTATATTAGGGACCCCCACCGCTACCTTCCCGCCTTGGTTGTTTGAGAAATACCCTGAAATTGTCCAAGTTTCCAAATCCGGGATTCGGAGGATTATTGGAACGAGACGCCAGGCATCTTTTTCTTCCCCCGCATACAGAAAGGCAAGTGAACGGATTGTGAGTGCCATGGCTAAACACTATGGAAAGCATCCTTCTCTTTTGGCCTGGCAGATCGACAATGAACCTGGTCATGAAGGATCAGACCAAGATTACTCTCTCCTTGCTGAAAAGAATTTCAGAATTTGGTTAAAACAAAAATATAAGACATTAGACTCGCTTAACAAGAGTTGGGGGTCCGTATTCTGGGGGATTATGTATTCCCATTGGAATCAAATCCCAATCCCTGGAAATCACCTAGCTAGCAATTTCAACCCGGCTATGATCCAAGACTATTTTAGATTCCAATCGGATGAATTGATCTCCTACATCCATATGCAAGCGGATATATTGAAACAATATTCAAAATCGCCCATCACTACCAATTTGTTTCCTTCTCCTTTTTTAGCCGTGACTGATATGCATAAATTATTCCAGAAATTGGATTTTGTGTCTTGGGACAATTATCCTGTTTGGGGAAACCAACTCGAACCTTACCCACACCCTTTGGTTACCTCGACACTCCAGTATGCGCGCGGTTTAAAAAACAAATCCTTTACTGTGATGGAACAGTTTTCAGGCGTTCAAGGCCATGATACTTTGGGCTACCTTCCACCACCAGGGCAGATTGGCTTATGGTTAACCCAAGCTGTGGTACAAGGAGCAGACCAGGTATATTTCTTTCGGTATCGGACAGCAAGGTTTGGACAAGAACAACTTTGTTACGGAATTCTTGACCATGGAAAACATAAGACAAAGAAATTTTTTGAATTAAAGAAAACGATACAAGAAATCAGAGAATTTGCAGAGGATGTGGCTGGAGTTCCCTTTCCTGCGCCTGTCGCGATTTTACACGACATCGAAAATGTTCGCAATTACAAACACCAACCTCTATCCGATGGATTAAAATTCGAACCCGTTCCCTTTGCAAAAGTAGGCTACGATATCGAATACGCAACTTGGTTTGCCGCATCCAATCTACTCAATGTAAACACTCATTCCTTGCCTATACGGACTGATGCAGATTTATCCCAATACAAAGTCATTAGCTTGCCGCTATATACGATGTTTGAAGAGGAGCAAGTAGAGAGAATAAAGGCCTATGTCCGAAACGGAGGCATCCTTGTTTTAGGTTACCGCGCTGGGATCAAAGACAAAGAACATTGGATGGTTGAGGAACCAGTTCCAGGAGTATTTCGTGAATTAGCTGGACTGGAGGTACATCAATTTGAGGCTATTGGCAATAACAAAGTTAAATTGAGAATGGGATTGTTTCCTATGAAAGGAAATAAATTTTGTGAATTGTTGGAGCCAAAGACAGCAAAGGTAATTGCAACATATTCCGATGCGAAAAAATTTTACAAAGGTACTCCAGCAATCTGTGCCAATCAATTTGGAAAGGGAAAGGTCTATTATATAGGAACTTCTCTAAGTCCGGAGAGTTTTATCTTGTTATACCGAAGAATTTTAAAAGATGCAAAAGTTCCCTTTTCATTTTTGGGTCGGTCTGTGGAAAGACAGACAAGGCAGGGAAAACGCTTTGATTACCAAATTACCATGAACCACTCGATGAAGAGAACTTGGTTTCCCTTTCCTGGTCTAAAACCTTTTGAATATAGGATCAAAAAAATAGAGAAACGATGA
- a CDS encoding Hsp33 family molecular chaperone HslO, producing MNDQVILGIVPHKHFRFSLANLTDTCQEIINLHQLNPEMSVFLSKTILGALFLAEMTKNQQRVSIQWKDEYNKSALAYSDRYGHIKAVAYGELFEEGDIRNQFILGKGIMKVIRWQVDSDFYQSFTNLEEDTFEHNFAKYLNESEQIKFVFGMEVDRLANSNKVNQVLGVMFESLPEASEEDIAFVKNRLDELFKKEHFWKFSLEEMISEISIQLSAELVVLSTEEPGFHCDCSRFKVSEIILSLGRKEADSIIEDVGEIEITCEFCKKAYQFNTEDVSNLFQDE from the coding sequence ATGAACGACCAAGTGATTTTGGGAATAGTACCCCATAAACATTTTAGATTTTCTCTAGCAAACCTCACCGATACCTGTCAGGAAATCATCAATTTACACCAATTAAATCCTGAGATGTCTGTATTTTTATCAAAGACGATTTTAGGAGCTTTGTTCCTCGCCGAGATGACCAAAAACCAACAAAGAGTTAGCATCCAATGGAAAGATGAATACAATAAATCAGCTCTTGCCTACAGCGATCGCTACGGCCACATCAAGGCGGTTGCCTATGGCGAACTATTTGAAGAAGGAGATATTCGGAATCAGTTTATTCTGGGCAAAGGGATCATGAAAGTTATCCGTTGGCAGGTTGATTCTGACTTTTACCAATCTTTCACTAACTTGGAAGAGGATACTTTCGAACATAATTTCGCTAAGTATTTGAATGAATCAGAGCAAATCAAATTTGTTTTTGGGATGGAAGTTGATAGGCTAGCAAATTCTAACAAAGTGAACCAAGTGCTGGGTGTTATGTTTGAATCTTTGCCAGAGGCTAGTGAAGAAGATATCGCCTTTGTCAAAAATAGATTGGATGAATTGTTTAAGAAGGAACATTTCTGGAAATTTAGTTTAGAGGAAATGATATCAGAGATTTCCATACAATTGAGCGCTGAACTAGTCGTACTATCGACAGAAGAACCAGGTTTTCATTGCGATTGTTCTCGGTTTAAAGTTTCCGAAATCATTTTATCCTTAGGAAGAAAAGAGGCAGATTCTATCATTGAGGATGTGGGCGAAATCGAAATTACATGCGAGTTTTGTAAGAAGGCTTACCAATTTAATACGGAGGATGTATCCAATCTATTTCAAGATGAATGA